The following are from one region of the Centropristis striata isolate RG_2023a ecotype Rhode Island chromosome 19, C.striata_1.0, whole genome shotgun sequence genome:
- the nfil3 gene encoding nuclear factor interleukin-3-regulated protein, with translation MQSIKTEVDSSESHSGEDALVLAVANRDVTGHKTSEIPFKAKTTCRRKREFIPEEKKDTLYWERRRKNNEAAKRSREKRRINDIVLENKLMALGEENASLKAELLSLKLKFGLVSLAAYAHEVQNLSSSTTINLYQPLPNAGQSSSSRVLEPLHSRSSCISVIKHSPHTPETRTAIQDSLSICGTTEVKQEPAENGRYAQERSSPYRLYNKYVASPLPGVYSQPASFLQLTRSSSNSPRNSDDGAVSKSSDGEDEQQVPKGLGLGLMPSVADPRSVIVSTHKVPDASSSALPHKLRIKARTIQIKVEAIDPEYESSETNFSDGGCYRTTEDSEYIQSSLCPLSLQVTNMQDWSQQSEQWHKSSTETLQNGSQSSRLTTSPVSNKTIVDVKECSYAHSDAEDLYVKQGPLASVKKLITAQQGSVIESTQSTTDHHQALSKGGSSA, from the coding sequence ATGCAATCAATCAAAACAGAGGTGGACAGCAGTGAGTCCCACAGTGGAGAGGATGCCTTGGTCCTTGCTGTAGCTAACAGAGATGTGACAGGCCACAAAACATCTGAAATTCCATTCAAAGCTAAAACTACCTGTCGCAGGAAAAGAGAGTTCATcccagaggagaagaaagacacCCTTTATTGGGAGAGGCGTCGCAAAAACAATGAAGCGGCCAAACGCTCCAGGGAGAAGCGGCGCATAAACGACATTGTGCTTGAGAACAAGCTGATGGCCCTCGGAGAGGAAAACGCCTCCCTCAAGGCTGAGCTGCTGTCGCTGAAGCTGAAGTTCGGCCTGGTGAGCTTGGCAGCATATGCCCACGAAGTCCAGAATTTATCCAGCTCCACCACCATCAACCTCTACCAGCCTCTACCCAATGCTGGCCAAAGTTCTTCCAGCAGGGTTTTGGAGCCTCTTCACTCACGCAGCAGCTGCATATCAGTCATCAAGCATTCACCTCACACGCCTGAGACACGCACTGCAATCCAGGACAGCTTGAGTATCTGCGGGACTACTGAGGTCAAGCAGGAACCAGCAGAGAATGGCAGGTATGCACAAGAAAGGAGTAGTCCCTACAGACTCTATAATAAGTACGTTGCCAGCCCTCTACCTGGAGTCTACTCCCAGCCTGCTTCATTCCTGCAGCTCACCAGGTCATCCAGTAACTCCCCCAGGAACTCAGACGACGGCGCTGTGAGCAAATCATCAGATGGTGAGGACGAGCAGCAGGTCCCCaaagggttggggttggggttgatGCCATCTGTAGCTGACCCAAGAAGCGTCATTGTTTCCACACACAAAGTGCCAGATGCCAGTTCTTCAGCTTTGCCCCATAAACTGCGGATCAAAGCCAGAACCATCCAAATCAAAGTGGAGGCCATCGACCCTGAATATGAGTCTTCTGAAACTAACTTCTCAGACGGAGGATGCTACCGTACCACCGAGGACTCGGAGTACATCCAGTCCTCCCTCTGCCCGTTGTCTTTACAGGTCACTAACATGCAGGACTGGAGCCAGCAGTCTGAGCAGTGGCATAAAAGCAGCACAGAGACACTGCAGAATGGCAGCCAGAGTAGCAGGCTAACCACAAGCCCTGTGTCAAACAAAACCATTGTGGATGTAAAAGAATGTTCCTATGCACATTCAGATGCTGAGGACTTGTATGTAAAGCAGGGCCCTTTGGCCTCTGTGAAGAAACTGATCACAGCACAGCAAGGCTCTGTGATAGAGTCAACCCAAAGCACCACTGATCACCACCAGGCGTTATCCAAAGGAGGTTCCTCTGCATGa